The following DNA comes from SAR324 cluster bacterium.
CGATAATTTTGCCATGGCCAAAAAACTTTGCCAAGCCACCTTGGACATGGAGAATATATGCGTCAAGATTGGAATTTAGAATTTCGGCTCTTGGAATCTGCTCTGCAGGTGAGGGATTATGTGCAATTGAGTCAACGTCCAAAGAATCTGCAGAGCCCCTCACAAACGTCAAAGCCTATATCGGTCAATCCTAGCTGGGAAATGGCTCTTCGAGAAGCTATGCAACCGACGGATTGAGAGAAGACTCTCGATGATTCTGAGCTGCCACAATCCAATGTGGGGCTCGTGGATGATGTAAGGGATGAATCGATTGGTGTCCGAGGCCCAGTTCCAGCAAGCGAAGAATCATCAGCGCAGTCATACCCCAGATGTGATAGTCCTTGAATTGGAAGTGGTGTGTGAAGTGCGGATACGGACGCTTCTCAAGGTGTTGTCGAAGTTGATGCTGTGTAGGGTCTAAAAACAATGAGATTGGGACCCAGAAGCAACTCTCGATTTCAGCCTCATTGATCTTTGGCTCAAATTGATCTGGTATTCTTGCAACGAAAGGTGATACAAGACATCCATGAGGTGAGAGCATCTGCTCCAGTTCCCCTACAAAACGAATCTGTTCTTGTTCTAGCCCAACCTCCTCACGGCTCTCCCTGATAGAAGTACAATAATCTGATTTGTCTTCCTGATCTCTTTTGCCTCCCGGAAAAGACACATGTCCTGAAAAGCTTCGGAGCTTGGCAGATCGCCTTGTCAATAGTAAGGAAGGTTCACCCCGCTGCAGACTGAGGGGAATTAAAACAGAGGCTCTGTTCGTAACGAGTTCGTTGGTAGGGGGATGATGCCCTCTCAATCGATCTTCAATTTGTTGCAGCATGAGGTGATTGCCGTTGACCAGAATCTTTTCATGGGGTGAAAAAGAGATCCCGGTTGATTTTTAGATAGCGTCGAACCGACTCATTAATCTGTCGTGCGGCTCCCTGACAAGTTTTTGCGTAGGGAGGAGTGAAGCGGATGTTT
Coding sequences within:
- a CDS encoding CoA pyrophosphatase is translated as MLQQIEDRLRGHHPPTNELVTNRASVLIPLSLQRGEPSLLLTRRSAKLRSFSGHVSFPGGKRDQEDKSDYCTSIRESREEVGLEQEQIRFVGELEQMLSPHGCLVSPFVARIPDQFEPKINEAEIESCFWVPISLFLDPTQHQLRQHLEKRPYPHFTHHFQFKDYHIWGMTALMILRLLELGLGHQSIHPLHHPRAPHWIVAAQNHRESSLNPSVA